The DNA window GGTCGGGCGGGATTGGCACTTCGCGCCCGAGCGGCACGACCTGCAAGGGCAGTCCTTCTTCTTTTGGAGTGCGAAGGACCAAGCCGAGGTGGACGCGGTGCTGGCGCGGGGAGGAGGCTTGCGGCAGATCGCCGAGCGGTATGAAATCCCCCTTCTGGGGTATCATCAAATCATCAACGCCGCCACGGCCGTGGCCGGACTGCGCACGGCGCGGGACGGCGGCCTTCCGATCCCCGACCGCGCGATCCGCGAAGGCCTGGATTCGGTCCGCTGGGAGGGAAGGTTCCAGATCCTGCGCCTCTCGCCGGCGGTGGTGGTGGATTCGGCGCACAACGTGGATTCGGCGCGGAGGCTGCGCACGGCGCTCGACGATTACTTCCCGGAGCGCCGGGTGGTGCTGATCTTCGGCGCCTCCGACGACAAAGACATCGCCGGGATGCTCGACGAACTTCTGCCGCGGATCTCGCGGGTGGTGGCGACCCGCTCCACCCATCCGCGGGCGGCCGACCCGGAGAAAATCGCCGCCCTCGCCCGGGAGCGGGGTTGTCCGGCGGAGACCTCGGACGATCCGGCGCCGGCGCTGAAGCGCGGATTCGCCCTCGTCGGGCCGGAAGACGTTCTCCTTTCGGCGGGCAGCCTGTTCGTCGCCGGCGCGGTGCTGGAGGAATGGCCGAACCTCCAAAAAGAATTCTTCTCCGCCCGGGAGCGGCTTTCCGGCCCGGCGGACGGCGCGTAGGAAACGACGGAAAAAATGAACGGACAAGAATACCGAGATTGGCAGCTGCGGTCCGAATTCGCCGAGGTGCTCGGCAGCCGGACCGAGGAACTGCAAAAGATCCGCGACGCGACGCTCGACAAGGACGGGCTCGTCACCTGCGCCGTCCTGCCGCTGCGCGACCTGGTGGTGTTTCCGCGGATGGTCACGCCGCTGTTCGTCGGTCGGGAAAGCGCGCTTTCAGCGCTCGAGTTCGCCCACGGCGCCGGGCAGACGGTGATCGCGGTCGCCCAGAAAAACGAGGAGAAAAACGATCCCTCCTACGCCGACCTGTACACCGTCGGCTGCGAGACGGCGGTGGGGCGGGTGCTCCACCTGCCGGAAGGCGAGACCACCGTCCTAGCCCAGGGGCGCCGCCGGGTCCAAATCATCGAGTACCTGCCGGGCGGAAGCTTTCTGCGCGCCCGGGCGCGGCCG is part of the Anaerolineales bacterium genome and encodes:
- a CDS encoding bifunctional folylpolyglutamate synthase/dihydrofolate synthase — encoded protein: MKTFTYQQALDYLYSFIDYSLQRSYQYSPRTLDLGRMQALLGHLGDPHRAYPVIHIAGTKGKGSVAAMVESCLRAAGLRTGFYLSPHLIDFCERIRAGGSPIAHDRLADLVFSLRVPVAKVPGLTTFEITTAAAFQYFKEEGAEAVVAEVGLGGRLDATNVVAPLISVITSLSYDHTHLLGNTLADIAFEKAGIIKPGVPVVASPQEGEARKVLRAVSEERKAPLSLVGRDWHFAPERHDLQGQSFFFWSAKDQAEVDAVLARGGGLRQIAERYEIPLLGYHQIINAATAVAGLRTARDGGLPIPDRAIREGLDSVRWEGRFQILRLSPAVVVDSAHNVDSARRLRTALDDYFPERRVVLIFGASDDKDIAGMLDELLPRISRVVATRSTHPRAADPEKIAALARERGCPAETSDDPAPALKRGFALVGPEDVLLSAGSLFVAGAVLEEWPNLQKEFFSARERLSGPADGA